A genome region from Sphingobacteriaceae bacterium GW460-11-11-14-LB5 includes the following:
- a CDS encoding deoxynucleoside kinase, with amino-acid sequence MHIAIVGNIGAGKTTLTGLLAKNYGWEALYEAVDNNPYLEDFYSDMKRWSFNLQIYFLNSRFQQITDIEVNKRNVIQDRTIYEDAHIFAENLHDMALMTTRDHDNYRAIFDNITSFIKPPDLLVYLRASVPTLVNNIQRRGREYEAGIRIDYLSKLNEKYEAWIKGYNLGKLLILDKDKLDFTNNPEDLGTVIQSIEAEINGLF; translated from the coding sequence ATGCACATAGCAATTGTAGGAAATATAGGTGCCGGTAAAACTACCTTAACAGGCTTATTGGCCAAGAATTATGGATGGGAAGCTTTATACGAAGCTGTGGACAATAACCCTTATCTGGAAGATTTTTACAGCGACATGAAACGATGGAGCTTTAACCTGCAGATTTATTTCCTGAATAGCCGTTTTCAGCAAATTACCGATATTGAGGTTAATAAACGTAATGTCATCCAGGACAGGACCATTTACGAGGATGCACATATTTTTGCCGAAAACCTGCATGATATGGCTCTAATGACCACCCGTGACCATGATAACTACCGGGCTATTTTTGATAATATTACATCTTTTATTAAACCGCCAGATTTATTGGTTTACTTGCGTGCGTCGGTACCTACATTGGTGAATAATATCCAGCGTCGTGGCCGTGAATACGAAGCAGGCATCCGTATCGATTACCTGTCTAAACTGAACGAAAAATACGAAGCCTGGATTAAAGGTTATAACCTGGGTAAATTATTGATTTTAGATAAAGATAAGTTAGATTTCACCAACAACCCTGAAGATTTAGGTACGGTAATCCAATCTATAGAAGCGGAGATTAACGGTTTATTTTAA